Within the Maridesulfovibrio zosterae DSM 11974 genome, the region CATTTCAAAATATGGGCTATCAAGCATTTCTACAATATTTGATTTTTGACCTGTGTAGAAGTTGTCCACACATAATACTTCATGTCCAAGTTCCAGCAGTTTTTCACAAAGCCGTGATCCGAGAAAGCCTGCGCCGCCTGTAACTGTATAATGCTGTATTGTTTTCATTTTTATCTCCAGAAACTGAACACGTTGCCTTTTATTTAATAACTATCTTTAAATTATAGATAAAACAAGGTTCAAGGGTAAAAAATAATACATAATGCTCTTAAACATACTTTAATCTTTTATTGAAATGTATTATTGAAAAAAATATGGAAAATTCTTTGAAGATACTTATCGTTGATGACAATGCGGTAAATCTGACTTTGCTCGATAGGTTGCTTAAAAATGAAGGGGCTGATGTATATAAAGCTCTTACCGGAAATGAGGCAATTGAGATCTGCAAAGATAATGATTTTGCATTGATTTTACTTGATGTTCAAATGCCAGGGATGGATGGCTATGAAACAGCTAAAGCCATTAAAGAAATTGAAGAATGCCGATTAGTTCCGATAATTTTCTTAACAGCTATCTATAAAGATCCTACTTATGCCCGTATGGGGTATGAGGCCGGGGCTGTTGATTTTCTCACTCAGCCCATAGATCCTGCTACATTGCGAGGCAAGGTCGGTGTTTTTCTTGAGCTTAAACGGCAAAAGGATTTGCTGGAACGTGAAATAACACAGCGCATCCGGATTGAGCGCGCGTTGCGAATAGCTGAGGAAAAATACCGTAATATATTTGAAAGGGCTGTAGAAGGTATTTTTAGGTCTACTTTGAGTGGGGTTCTCAAAGAGGCGAATCCAGCTCTTGCCCGTATTCTTGGGTACGATACTCCAGAAGAAACCATTGCATGTGTTAATACCATAGAAGCTTTTGCAGAACATGAAGAACGAAACCAGTATCTTAAATCATTGATGAGAGAAAAATCACTCAACGATTATGAGTTTCAGGTTAAGCGTAAAGATAATTCTCTTATCTGGATTTCTGAAAGTTGCAGATTGTTCGAGGAGAATGGTGAATTTTATATTGAGGGAGTCGTAGAAGATATTACACATCGTAAAATCTGCGAATTTGAGTTGCAGACTCAAGCAACAGTTGACGCATTGACTGGAATTCCGAACCGTTATTTGTTTTTTGATCGGCTGAATAAATCTATTGCCAATGCCGGTAGATTCAGTGAGAAATTGGCTTTATTGTTTATAGATTTGAATAATTTTAAATCTGTTAATGATCAGTACGGACATCATACAGGTGATATGCTCCTTGAAAGGGTAGCCAGAAGATTACAGGCTCGGTTGCGCTCTTCGGATACTTTTGCCCGATTGGGAGGTGATGAATTCTGCGTGCTTCTTGAGCGTCCTTCCGGGCGTGACACTATTGCCACTGTGGCTACTGAATTTATTTCCTGCTTGAGTGAGCCATTCAATTTTGGTGGAGTATCCTGCTCTGTAGGTGCATCAATAGGCATAAGCCTTTTTCCTGAGGATGCATCTATTGCAGAGGAGTTGGTTAAACGTGCTGATGAGGCTATGTATAAAGTTAAGGATGAGACGGATAGAAATTATTGTTTTTTCTCTGAGTAAGATAATTTTCAGGCATATTATTACTGTATCTATTTGGCGGTGAGGCCAATGCTTTTTTTAAGGTGTTTTTGCTGTTTTGAGTGAAAACACCTTTTTTATGGGCTGTTTATTGTCAGGAATGATATGAATGATAGTTTGTATCGATTTGATACATGAAGATGCCGATAAATGGTTTTGTGAAAAAAAATGCTAGTTAAAAAACCTTTACACGACTGCATTACATCGGTTTCTAAGCTATGTGTGTCAAAATTTTTCATTGAAATCCACTTGTGTATGATTTGATTTGTGTTAAAAGTAGGTCACTAAAAGCAAATGGCTGTCTCAGTGTTGTAATATACTGTATTTTAAATTTAAAATAATGTGATTTTTTTAACAAATTATAGTTTTAAACTGTATTTAACCGGGGAATTATTTTGAACTTCTTGACACTGTAATAGTCGGGTGCGATAGGTTTAATTAAAAAATAATGCCTGTTTTTATTTTTTTCTAGGGTGTTAGTTCTTCAAAATCTTACGTTTTTAGGTTAGATGTTTGCATCGTGTTATTAAATTGAAAAAAGTAAGAGAGGTAAGAGAATGGTTTTTACCTGGCTCCAGTTTGCCATCTTCATGTTTCTCATAGGTGGACTTCTTTTTGCTGGTGGTCCGCTGATTTTATCAGCTGTTGTAGCCCCAAGAGCAAAGGGGGGGGACATGGGCATGTCTTATGAATGCGGCATGAAACCTCATGGACGAGCCTGGAATCAGTTCGGCATCAGTTATTATGTTTATGCCTTGCTGTTTCTGGCATTTGATGTGGATGTTCTCTATCTCTTTCCTGTTTCAGTCTGGTATCCCCATGCGGTAGGAATGGAGGCATTTGTTGAGGTGGCAGGATTTCTTTCTGTACTTGCTGTAGCAATTATCTATTTTTGGAAGAAAGGAGTATTCACATGGCCCCGCAAGATCTCCTAACACCCGGCGGACATAAGATCGATGACGGTCTTGTCCGGCTGGAATTGGCTGAAGATGCAATGAATATCTGTCGGTCGATGTCTTTATGGCCTATGACTTTCGGTCTTGCCTGCTGTGCTATTGAAATGATGGCTTGCGGTATGGCCCGGTTTGATATGGCCCGGTTCGGTGCAGAAGTTTTCCGGCCATCTGCCCGTCAGGCTGACCTTATGATTGTCGCTGGAACGGTTACTAAAAAAATGGCCCCTGCTGTTGTTCGTCTATATGAGCAGATGCCTGCTCCAAAGTGGGTGTTGGCTCTTGGAAACTGTGCAATTTCCGGTGGTCCATTTAAGTTTAAGGGGCAGTATGGAATTGTAGAGGGAGTTGATAACCTGATTCCTGTCGACGTTTATGTCCCCGGTTGTCCTCCGCGTCCTGAAGCTTTGCTGGAAGGTTTGTTCCAGATTCAGGAGAAGGTAACCGGTAAACGGTGGTGGCCCGTTCCCGAAGCTTTAGAGAAGGAGAATTTCTGATGCAGGTGGATGAAAGATGGCTTGGCTCTGTGACCCCGCTCATGGTCGGTAGATCCGGCTATGAGCGAACTGGAATTAATTATAACTTTTTTCTGTCCTCCAACGATATCTCTTCCGCAGCAGAATCTATGCTCGCCAAAGAATATCATTTAGAAAATATAGATGCCCTTGATGTAACCGAAGGGTTCCTCATCACATATCACTATGCACATTTCGAACAGCCGGATCGTGTGGCCCATCGGGTGCTTCTCCCTAGGGATAAGCCTGAGTTGCCGACTATTTCTGCAATTTATCAGGGGGCAGACTGGCATGAACGTGAGTGTAATGATTTTCACGGGATAATTTTCAGCGGCCACCCCAATTTGATTCCACTTCTGCTGGACCCTGAGACACCTAATGGTGTGCTTTTAAAGAATGACAAAAGTCGTAAACCTCTGCGGGATTTAATCGATCCCGGAAAGGTCCTTTTTAAAATAGATGACTTTAGTCTCTTTGATGAAGAGGTGGAGAAACAACCTGAACAGAATGATACCTAGTTAAATAAATTTAACTAGGTAATCCAGAAGGGGCAGCCCTTTTGGCCGCCGGAGGCGAAATCATCTGTCAAAGCGCAAACCGCATTAAATCAAAAACGGCAGGCTGTTATGAATACATTTCTTGAAGGTGATTTTTACACCAACCATTTTGAGAAGGGTGCTGAAGAAAACACCATGATTCTCAACATGGGACCGCAGCATCCATCCACCCATGGTGTTTTGCGGGTCATCCTCGAATTGGACGGTGAATATATCGTTCGTGCAGAGCCCATTTTAGGCTACCTGCATCGTATGCACGAGAAGATGGCTGAGGTGAAAACATGGGTCCAGTTTATGCCTAACATGGGGAGGGTTGACTACCTGCATCCTCTGGCATGGAACCATGCTTATGTCGGCGCAGTTGAAAAACTTGCTGAAATTGAAGTTCCCGAACGTGCTGAGTTTATCCGGGTGATAACTTCTGAATTTAACCGTATTTCATCCCATTTGCTCTGGTGGGGGGCTTATCTGCTTGATCTCGGTGCTTTTACTCCGATTATGTACGCTTTTGATGATCGTGAAATGATTATGGATATGATGCAGAAGTGTACAGGTTCAAGGCTTACTTACAGCAATTTTCGTATTGGAGGAGTGTCACACGATATTGATGCTGCTTTCGTTGAAAAGGCTAAAGCATTCGTACCTTATCTTCGCAGTCGACTTCCTATGTATAAGGATCTGGTTACCGATAACGTTATTCTTCGTAAACGTATTGAAGATGTAGGGCACATGGATAAAAACATGTGTAATCGTTACGGTGCGACGGGGCCTCTCATCCGTGGAGCAGGGGTTAAGCATGATACTCGTGTTGCAGAGTCTTACTCTGTCTATGATCGTTTTGACTGGGAAGTCCCTGTCTATCATGAAAAAGATGCCATGGCCCGTTATATGGTGCGCATGGAAGAAATAGAACAGAGCCTTAATATTATTGAACAGGCTCTTGAGCAGCTCCCTGAAGGGGAACATATCATTAAAAAGAGACCTAAACCTACATGGAAAGCTCCTGCCGGAGAGGCTTATTTCGCCGCGGAGAGTGCTCGAGGTAAGGTTGGTATTCATATTGTGAGTGACGGAAGTAAGATTCCATACAGAGTTAAACTTCGTGCTCCTGGATTTTCAAATTTAAGCCTGTTCGCTGAATGTGCGAAGGGTACGATGCTGGCTGATGCTGTTGCCATTCTCGGCAGTCTGGACATGGTAATTCCTGAAATCGACAGGTAGAGAGGAGTGTTTATGTCTCAAATACCCGTTGAACTAGTGAAACTGGTCATAGCACTGGTGGCAATTGCCGCATTTGTTGGGCTGAACGGGCTGGTTCTGGTTTATCTCGAGCGTAAGATTGCCGGGCACGTTCAGCGCAGACCCGGTCCTTTTGAGGTTGGTCCTCATGGACTCTTGCAGCCGCTTGCAGATGCGGTAAAACTTATCGGAAAACAACTGTTTACTCCTAAGGGAGCTGATAAAATCCTATTTTGGATGGCTCCAGTATTATCTTTTTTTCCGGTATTGCTGCTTTTCCTGCCGATTCCATTCGGTCCGGTTGCTACCGGGATGGAAATGAATCTCGGTCTGTTGTTAATTCTGGCATTTTCCGGCTTGAACGTACTTGCTTTATGTCTGGCTGGATGGGGCTCCAATAATAAATGGGGTATACTTGGAGCGGCAAGAGCTGTGGCTCAGTCCGTTGCATATGAAATCCCGTTGCTGCTATCCGTGCTGGCAATTGCATTTCAGACCGGAAGTTTGAATCTTTCCGTAGTTGTTCAGGGGCAGGGCGGATGGCCATGGCAGTGGAATGCAATGGTGCAGCCTCTTGCCTTTATCATCTATTTCATAAGTGCCTTAGGTGAAACAAACCGTGCTCCTTTTGACCTTCCTGAAGCGGAAAGTGAGCTTACCGCTGGATTCCATACTGAGTATTCCGGTATGGGCTTCGGTCTCTTCTTTCTTGCTGAATATGCCAATATGATTGTTGTATGTTCCGTTGCTGCTGCCCTTTTTCTGGGTGGCTGGCAGGGGCCATTCTTTGATGGCAGTTTATGGTTTCTGTTAAAGGTTTATGTTCTTCTGGTGGTCATGATCTGGCTTCGCTGGACTTATCCGCGAGTACGTTTTGACCAGCTTCTGAATATCAACTGGAAATGGCTCATGCCCCTGGCTCTGGCCAACCTCTTCATAACTGCATTTGTAACTAAGCTTTTCTAGGGGCGTGAAATATGAGTGCAATTAAAAAGATATGGGAAGATGTGGCTTCACTTTGGTCTTTGATCGTAGGACTGAAAGTCACAGGTAAAAACTTTGCCGATAAGCAGATTACACTGCACTATCCCCGTGAAACCGTGAGTGAGGCTCAGCTTGAAGGATTCCGGGGGCCGCTGGAACTGATCGGTAAGCCTAAGAATCCGGCGAAACCCAAATGTATTTCCTGCATGATGTGTGTCACAGCATGTCCCAGTAAATGCATTACTGTGGTTAAAGCAAAGGCTCCAAAACTTACTGAGGAAGAGCTTCAGGCCATGAAAGAAGCGGAAGAGCGCGGTGAAAAGGTAAATAAACCTAAAGCTCCTAAAGAACCTGCAAAGTTTCTTTATGATTATTCGCTCTGCTCATTGTGCGGGTCATGTGTTGAGAACTGTCCTGTTTCTTCACTGAAATATTCGTCCCACGTGTATTTCACCTCCACTAATCGCAAAGATTTCAAAATGGATCTGCTGGAACGACTGGATAGACAGGCTGCACAAGCTGAATCATTTGTCGAAAGTCCCGAAGCTGCTGTTGAAACATCAGAAAATTCAACAAGGAAAGACTCATGATGGAATTGCTGGCTAAAATCGCTTTTGCTGTCTACGCCATACTCATTCTGGGCGGCGGGACCATTGCTGTAGGAGCACATAGTCTAGTCCGAGCATTGGTAGGTCTTATCTGCTCACTGCTGGGCGTGGCGGGAATGTATATGCTCATGGCAGCTCCGTTTATGGCTTTCATGCAGATTCTTATCTATGTGGGAGCTGTCTGCGTACTTATTTTCTTTGCCATCATGCTTTCACAAGCTGATGCTCAAGGCATTGAATCCGGGACACGCAGACCTGGTAAAGCTGCACTGTCAGCTCTTACTTTTATAGCTCCGGTTTTTGTAATCGGTTTTATACTTGTTAAATTTCAGCCTGCGTCCATCAGCCTTCCGGTTGAGGTCCCGCTGATTACTATAGGTAAAGGGCTGCTGGAAGACTATCCGGTTGCTTTTGAGCTTATTTCGGTTGTGTTGCTGGCAGCTATGGGCGGAGCTGTTCTGCTGGCCTTTGAAAAGAAAGGGAGGAAAGTATAATGAGTCCTCTTTTAATGTATCAGCTTGTGGCTCTTATGCTGCTGGCAATAGGTTTGTACGGCATTGTCTGGCGTAAATCATTTGTGGGTATGCTGATATCTGTTGAACTCATGCTGAACGGGGCAGGGCTATCTATTGTTGCGGCAAGTCAGCTTACCGAAGCAGGCAATTCAATAGGTCAGATAGCCGCACTCTTTATTATGGGACTTGCCGCAGCTGAAGCTACATTGGTTCTTGCAATCATTGTGGTTGTGGCAAGACGGTTTAAGTCTGTTGAAACAGATGCAGTA harbors:
- a CDS encoding two-component system response regulator — its product is MKILIVDDNAVNLTLLDRLLKNEGADVYKALTGNEAIEICKDNDFALILLDVQMPGMDGYETAKAIKEIEECRLVPIIFLTAIYKDPTYARMGYEAGAVDFLTQPIDPATLRGKVGVFLELKRQKDLLEREITQRIRIERALRIAEEKYRNIFERAVEGIFRSTLSGVLKEANPALARILGYDTPEETIACVNTIEAFAEHEERNQYLKSLMREKSLNDYEFQVKRKDNSLIWISESCRLFEENGEFYIEGVVEDITHRKICEFELQTQATVDALTGIPNRYLFFDRLNKSIANAGRFSEKLALLFIDLNNFKSVNDQYGHHTGDMLLERVARRLQARLRSSDTFARLGGDEFCVLLERPSGRDTIATVATEFISCLSEPFNFGGVSCSVGASIGISLFPEDASIAEELVKRADEAMYKVKDETDRNYCFFSE
- a CDS encoding NADH-quinone oxidoreductase subunit A, whose translation is MVFTWLQFAIFMFLIGGLLFAGGPLILSAVVAPRAKGGDMGMSYECGMKPHGRAWNQFGISYYVYALLFLAFDVDVLYLFPVSVWYPHAVGMEAFVEVAGFLSVLAVAIIYFWKKGVFTWPRKIS
- a CDS encoding NADH-quinone oxidoreductase subunit B, encoding MAPQDLLTPGGHKIDDGLVRLELAEDAMNICRSMSLWPMTFGLACCAIEMMACGMARFDMARFGAEVFRPSARQADLMIVAGTVTKKMAPAVVRLYEQMPAPKWVLALGNCAISGGPFKFKGQYGIVEGVDNLIPVDVYVPGCPPRPEALLEGLFQIQEKVTGKRWWPVPEALEKENF
- a CDS encoding NADH-quinone oxidoreductase subunit C; amino-acid sequence: MQVDERWLGSVTPLMVGRSGYERTGINYNFFLSSNDISSAAESMLAKEYHLENIDALDVTEGFLITYHYAHFEQPDRVAHRVLLPRDKPELPTISAIYQGADWHERECNDFHGIIFSGHPNLIPLLLDPETPNGVLLKNDKSRKPLRDLIDPGKVLFKIDDFSLFDEEVEKQPEQNDT
- a CDS encoding NADH-quinone oxidoreductase subunit D, whose translation is MNTFLEGDFYTNHFEKGAEENTMILNMGPQHPSTHGVLRVILELDGEYIVRAEPILGYLHRMHEKMAEVKTWVQFMPNMGRVDYLHPLAWNHAYVGAVEKLAEIEVPERAEFIRVITSEFNRISSHLLWWGAYLLDLGAFTPIMYAFDDREMIMDMMQKCTGSRLTYSNFRIGGVSHDIDAAFVEKAKAFVPYLRSRLPMYKDLVTDNVILRKRIEDVGHMDKNMCNRYGATGPLIRGAGVKHDTRVAESYSVYDRFDWEVPVYHEKDAMARYMVRMEEIEQSLNIIEQALEQLPEGEHIIKKRPKPTWKAPAGEAYFAAESARGKVGIHIVSDGSKIPYRVKLRAPGFSNLSLFAECAKGTMLADAVAILGSLDMVIPEIDR
- the nuoH gene encoding NADH-quinone oxidoreductase subunit NuoH — its product is MSQIPVELVKLVIALVAIAAFVGLNGLVLVYLERKIAGHVQRRPGPFEVGPHGLLQPLADAVKLIGKQLFTPKGADKILFWMAPVLSFFPVLLLFLPIPFGPVATGMEMNLGLLLILAFSGLNVLALCLAGWGSNNKWGILGAARAVAQSVAYEIPLLLSVLAIAFQTGSLNLSVVVQGQGGWPWQWNAMVQPLAFIIYFISALGETNRAPFDLPEAESELTAGFHTEYSGMGFGLFFLAEYANMIVVCSVAAALFLGGWQGPFFDGSLWFLLKVYVLLVVMIWLRWTYPRVRFDQLLNINWKWLMPLALANLFITAFVTKLF
- a CDS encoding 4Fe-4S binding protein; protein product: MSAIKKIWEDVASLWSLIVGLKVTGKNFADKQITLHYPRETVSEAQLEGFRGPLELIGKPKNPAKPKCISCMMCVTACPSKCITVVKAKAPKLTEEELQAMKEAEERGEKVNKPKAPKEPAKFLYDYSLCSLCGSCVENCPVSSLKYSSHVYFTSTNRKDFKMDLLERLDRQAAQAESFVESPEAAVETSENSTRKDS
- a CDS encoding NADH-quinone oxidoreductase subunit J family protein, with the translated sequence MMELLAKIAFAVYAILILGGGTIAVGAHSLVRALVGLICSLLGVAGMYMLMAAPFMAFMQILIYVGAVCVLIFFAIMLSQADAQGIESGTRRPGKAALSALTFIAPVFVIGFILVKFQPASISLPVEVPLITIGKGLLEDYPVAFELISVVLLAAMGGAVLLAFEKKGRKV
- the nuoK gene encoding NADH-quinone oxidoreductase subunit NuoK, with the translated sequence MSPLLMYQLVALMLLAIGLYGIVWRKSFVGMLISVELMLNGAGLSIVAASQLTEAGNSIGQIAALFIMGLAAAEATLVLAIIVVVARRFKSVETDAVSRLKG